One genomic region from Alosa alosa isolate M-15738 ecotype Scorff River chromosome 12, AALO_Geno_1.1, whole genome shotgun sequence encodes:
- the rnf208 gene encoding RING finger protein 208 yields the protein MSCLRRQPVAIPMDTVKIIQSEKFPRECPVPVTQPRFAPPPRVAWDGGGRGGSCIVSSHEGEVIVNQACSDLALELTKPPPPPPPSSQTPPPPRPLVSPPHGLMRRELSAGPGGFLSQRKSSLAASVGGPTEICYHQFHYKMDDVIVNQYVLRSGSTSSGSSSTSSGSSVCSGPVMPSCEPLDCPTCGHMYNFAGKRPRILSCLHSVCEECLQILYESCPKYKFISCPTCRRETVLFTDYGLAALAINTSILSRLPPDPAGTVQWGGDADRSCYQTVRQYCQSACTCHLTNPLSSCGIM from the coding sequence ATGTCTTGCCTTAGGCGGCAGCCCGTCGCCATCCCCATGGATACCGTCAAGATCATCCAGTCGGAGAAGTTCCCGCGCGAGTGCCCCGTGCCTGTGACGCAGCCTCGCTTCGCGCCGCCACCCCGCGTGGCGTGGGACGGTGGCGGCCGCGGTGGCAGCTGCATCGTCAGCAGCCACGAGGGCGAGGTCATCGTCAACCAGGCCTGCAGTGACCTCGCCCTAGAACTCACCAAgccgccgccgccaccgccgccgTCGAGCCAGACGCCGCCACCCCCGCGGCCCCTGGTGTCCCCGCCCCACGGGCTCATGCGGCGCGAGCTGAGCGCCGGCCCCGGTGGCTTCCTGTCGCAGCGCAAGAGCAGCCTGGCCGCCAGCGTGGGCGGCCCCACCGAGATCTGCTACCACCAGTTCCACTACAAGATGGACGACGTTATCGTCAACCAGTACGTGCTGCGCTCGGGCTCCACGTCCTCGGGCTCCTCGTCCACCTCGTCGGGCTCGTCGGTGTGCTCGGGCCCCGTGATGCCGTCGTGCGAGCCGCTCGACTGCCCCACGTGCGGCCACATGTACAACTTTGCCGGCAAGCGGCCGCGGATTCTCTCCTGCCTCCACTCGGTGTGCGAGGAGTGCCTGCAGATCCTCTACGAGTCCTGCCCCAAGTACAAGTTCATCTCGTGCCCCACGTGCCGTCGCGAGACCGTGCTCTTCACCGACTACGGCCTGGCCGCGCTGGCCATCAACACCAGCATCCTGAGCCGCCTGCCGCCGGACCCGGCCGGTACCGTGCAGTGGGGCGGCGACGCCGACCGCAGCTGTTACCAGACGGTGCGGCAGTACTGCCAGTCGGCGTGTACCTGCCACCTCACCAACCCCCTCTCGTCCTGCGGGATCATGTAG